ttccTAATAGAACATTTACAGTATATCAGATGTTGAAACTAAGACATTTTGCCGTTTCATTGAAAATAttagctcattttgaatttgatgtcagcaacacatctcaaaaaGGTTGGATGAGGAGcaacaaaaggctggaaaaatatctggcacaaataaaaataaccccAAGCAGCATTTGACAACTAattatgtccatccatccatccatccgtctgtccgtccatccgtccgtccatccatccatcttcatccTTATCTGGGACCGGGTCACAGgggcagagatgcccagactttcctctcctttcctccagctcttccggggggattccgaggtgttcccaggccagcggAGAGACatagagacatagtctctccagcgtgtcctgggtcttccccagggtctcctcacggtgggacatgcctggaacaggaggtgtccagggggcatcatatacagacgcccaagccacctcagctggctcctctccatgtgaaggagcagcggctcgactccgagctcctccagaatgactgagcttctcaccctatctgTAAGAGAGCGGCCAGCCACACCGCCAGGGAGGGGAAAACAGTAACGAGGTGTTGGGAGCCCGTCGTCACACACCCTGCAAAGGAAACTCATCTCAATCACCTTAATTAGGCCAACTTAGTATAAAAATAGTCAAGTAGTAGAGGGGTTCGCTTGAAGTCCAGGCCTCAGTCTCATCGAACTCCATCCATAACCTCGCCCCACCTTATCTGTCTGACCTTCTCCAGATTGCCACTCCAGCCCGCGCCCTCAGATCAACTTGCTCTTATCCACCTGACAGTCCCCTCTGTCagcttcagcaccatggacagcggAGCTTTTCAGCCACTCAGCTCCCAAACTCTAGATATCCCAAATATTGACTCTCTTCCAATTTTTGAATTCGGactcaaaactcacctgttcAAGATTGCCTACTCACTTTAAGTCCAACCACACTGTTCATCACGTTTTTACTATATGCTGATTGTATCTATTGTTGCTTTATCTGTTTGTTGGAAGTTGTTCTTAATTGGGTTTTATGAATGGCGctcataaataaaatgtattattattaaatgctgtgatatgtatgtatgtatgtatgtatgtatgtatgtatgtatgtatgtatgtatgtatgtatgtatgtatgtatgtatgtatgtatgtatgtatgtatgtatgtatgtatgtatgtatgtatgtatgtatgtatgtatgtatgtatgtatgtatgtatgtatgtatgtatgtatgtatgtatgtatgtatgtatgtatgtatgtatgtatgtatgtatgtatgtatgtatgtatgtatgtatgtatgtatgtatgtatgtatgtatgtatgtatgtatgtatgtatgtatgtatgtatgtatgtatgtatgtatgtatgtatgtatgtatgtatgtatgtatgtatgcatgcatgtatgtatgtattccgGGTCACTTGTCTCATCACTTTGAAATTCAAAATAATAAACTGACTAAAGCTTCAGTATTTCAAATTTTATACCTGCATGTGCAATTCACTCACAAGTGCAATGTATGTCTAGGcatatttgtttattattagtTTGACAGTGTTCTGTATATTTTGGCACATACATATTGTAGCTGCATTCCTTATTTTTCATAATTCCCATttaaatttcatgttttttagaATCTACttgtatatattttaaaattattttatttttaaagtgtgTTTTATTTGTTCAGTGGCATGTCTGGACCATATCGGTGTGAAATTTAGTAACACCTCATTTGTGAACACGCCAGAATGACAGTACattttttgaattttgaatCTTAATTTGAGAGGTACTTTAATTTCCCATCACATCACACTCAAATGTACTGTTGGCATAACTGGGGGCCTTCAACTTTCAAATATATAGAACAGCCGGAAACACAGAAAACCATGACATCTGCAATTCATTTGATCTTTTATTCATATTCTGGCAGACGAGGTCTTTAAAGCCTTTTATAATATTCATCATCTGCTTCAAGTCCTGCTTGCCATTCATCTGTATTTCTCAGAGAGGGCGCGGGCCAGGGCAGCCAGGAACTTGTCCATAGCCACATGGACCTCAGGGGTGAAGTCCTCAGGAAACATCATGGAGATGACCACAAGGACACAGTGACCAAgaatctgaaaacagaaagaatTATTAGATTTCATGTAGTGTATAGTTTCAGCACAATTTCAAGTCCAAAGAACCTCATCTTCACTACCTTGAAGTTAGCAGGATCCACTCGCAGAGTGAAGGCGTGCAGCTCACTGAGGCTGAGAAGACCTAAAGCCAGATCATCGATTTTGCCCACAGCCTCAGCAACTCCACCCATCACAGTCTTTCCGTGCTTCTTCACGGGAGCAGAGCCGGGGGTCAGCTCCTTCCAGTGAGAGAAGTAAGTCTTGGTCTGGGGGTAAACCACCAGCATCCTGAGAGAAACATAATACTGATACATAActtgacaaaaaacaaagatgtaTCGGTGAGACCGGGGTCATATTTACCTGGACATAGCATCAGCGCCAACATCGTCCGCCTTCCCAGAAATCTTAGCCCAGAAGGCCTTGACTGTGTCCTTGTCCTTTGTAGTGAGACTCATGTTGCCTGTTGATATTTGCGTTTGAATGCCGTGATCAGCTCAAACTGTGGGCCTTTTATACAGGAAACAGGACGGGGACACACCCAGGCCACCTCCGCGATATCTGCGCCGTGACGTGTTCAGAAAGATTTGAGATAAGTTAAAACTCTAACGGTGATTCTTGAGACCCCCCTAAGAAGTTTATGAGGAGCTACAACTTAATAATGAGAAATTATTAAATAGATTtttacaaatatatacatttaaacaaattaaaCATGTGGATTTAATAAAAAGTCAATCACAAATTGAATTGATGACAGAAAGTAACATTTCTGCAATACTGAACCGGTGAGGATGAAGAGTTATATTATAGTAAAGATGTTGTCATTTGCAATTTAATAATCCAATTTTTTGCTGTAAACCATATTTTCTGTATCTTCTGAATTGCCATTAATTGTGATATGACTTATGACAcagtatttaaacattttttaaacttAACATACCACTCAAATTCCCCCACCCTCATTATCTTTTCATCAGTTGACCATCAGCTCTTCAGAAACGGTCAAACGTGAAAGTGGACAAAGTTCAGAACCCCTGGAATAACCGGAGAAGAGAAAACATGATTCAGAACAAATAATAAAGAGAAAATGTaagtataataaaaaaaaactctcaCTGAGATAATGTATGCTTCATTTTTGTTCATGAGATGCTACAAAATCATGACCTAGTTCAAATCCTTGCATTATTCTATAATGTATCCCAAAATATAAAGCAGTTAACAAGCTGTTACCTTTTAAATATTAatgtaaaaaaactaaacaacaaaaaacttcaTTTTAAATATTTCGCTTGTGCCCTACTTTTGTGTGTGCAGTCTAATTTGACAATATAAAGTCAATCGTGAAAAAAATGCATGTTTGTATTAAACCTCAGCGACACTATTTTTGAATGCCACATCATAATGGGTTTTAGCTTTAATATCATTTAAGTCTCTGCCTTTTCTCTTCATAATCAGTGCAATGATTATTTTCATTGTTCTTCATTATATTTAGCTGCAGAAAATATTCTGATACAACCCTCTGTTTcataataaattaatttataaaaaCATGGTTGTATTTTACACCACTTTAATAGAGctgagaaaaatgaaataaattaaacattattattattaaataaagggCAACAGAGTGGCTTCTAGttagtctttctgtgtggagtttgttcTCCTTGCATGCTTGCATACCCCAGCTTTCTccaacagtccaaaaacatgtatgtcagGTTAAGTGTTTAGTTCAAATTTCCTATGTGAGTGTGTACATTTGTCTAGATGTGGCCCCGTGATGGATTTGTCTATAGTGAACCCCTGACTtctgcctgtaatgagctgaaaTAGAGCTgaaataggctccagcagactctGCATAGGAttaagtgggtatagaaaatgaatgaatgagtgtaattaaatacttaccctCAGATAATTTCAGAGTGAAAAACTATCAATTTCTCAATTTTTAGGTTGTGTGCATTAAACTTGCTAGAAATGTCAATCAATGTAATTCTAACTATTTTTAATCCATTTCAATGATAGATATTTTATAATAGAGAAACTTTGGAAATGAAGTATCAAAACTGGAACTGGGTCTAAACTGTATGTTCACAGTACACTTTCATACACTGTACCTAACCTaacttttcttatttcttaCAAGCCTGCTTTTTGGCTGCTCAACAAAACAACTCATTAGTTAATCATGTTGAAAATGTAAAGGTCCAGTAATTTAATAGAAAAGTTCCTCCTCAACTGATTATCATTGCAaatgtatctatttatttattatatcacttttttcattcattaattttaaGGTATTATCCATGAAATAATTAATACATGTATTAGTAAtacatctatttatttatttatttatttatttatttattaattcatttagGAATGAATCATTTTGTGAAAGGCAGAACTAAAATCTTTCTTtatatatattgtgtgtgtgttattttttttctttactttaaaGAACAAAAAAGTGGTGGACATttggagtctttttttttttttctcaaatccaAAAATCAATACTTGACCATCGCCTACTGAACTCCACCCACCTGATAACTTTGGGAGGAGCACAACTGTTCCTTTAAAAGATGCATGTGGTGGACCTGGTGACCCACACAGAACAAGTGAAACAAGACAACTGCCAAGATGGTCAAATGGTCAGAATTCGAGCTCGCCACCATCCAGGACATCTTCTCTAAGATAGACAAGAATGTTGTGGGCCCTGCAGCTCTTTCCAGGTAAGACTGATTTTTTTAGTCAGTGATAAATCTACTATGTTCATTTTCTGTCACAATgatttactgtcagtttgttcTATTTCTAACATGTGGAACATGTGGAATATGTTAAAATGGTTTAATTCTGCTGTAACATATGGAGTGacttgtgttttttatgtttcctcAGGTGTCTGATTGTCTACCCCTGGACTCAGAGGTACTTTGGTGGCTTTGGAAACCTCTACAATGCTGCTGCTATTACATCAAATCCAAAGGTTGCAGCTCACGGAAAGGTTGTCCTCTCCGGTCTGGAAAGAGCTCTGAAGGACATGGACAACATCAAGCAGATTTATGCAGAACTCAGCGTGCTGCACTCCGAGAAGCTGCAAGTGGACCCTGACAATTTCAATGTAATCAGACCGCCTGATATTGACATCAATCTATTGTGATATTGTTCTTCATTTTTTACGTTTTCTAATGCATATtgtgctttgttgttgttgcagctcCTGGCCGACTGCTTGACCATCGTGATTGCTGGTCAGCTGGGTAAAGACTTCACTCCTGAGGTCCAGGCAGCTTTCCAGAAGTTCGTGTCAGTGGTGGTGGCCGCGCTGAGAAAGCAGTACCACTAAACACGTCTGCAGACGACGGTCACATGTTGTGCTTCTGTATACCTCACCAAAAgatttaatattaataaaactgTGAGCACATTCAACAGCTTCTCTTGTACTCTGTTTGTGTGGAGAATATCTAACATTACATAGTGGTGACAAATAATGTGTGGTTCATCAAACCTGATCTAAGTTTGAATTCTTGAAGAAATACTGCCAATTAAACTCGAAGATCAAATAAATGGTTTTACTTATAGATAAACTTGTAACCCATTCAAACCCATAGCTTAATATTATTTATCAGTCAAGTGATtggttaaacatttaaattgttttataacCAGAACCAAAACTTTTACGGGTAAATACATAAATGTACACTATATTTATACCACCATGTGTTTGACACCCATATAAAGTCAATGAAcactttaaattaaaaacaattaaagtttTCGTTACACACTGTTGCttacaaaattaaaataaaacttttttaaCCTCTtctaattaaatttttttaaatgaaaagagGACTGTTTCTGGCAACACAATTATTCCATCTTCTTGGGCAACAGTGTATATaatgtattgtgtttttttatccACCTTCTGCCTCCTTTGTTCATTATTTCACTACAGCTGCTTCGTAAATATCATTTTTGTAAACGCACAGCTCGTATTCACTTATATCCAGTTTGCACTTCATTTATAAAATTATGTATTTTACACCCATGTACAGTctacaaacacaaacatttagtttttgttgtatatttgtaattttttttaatagtttattctattttatttaatgaCACTGCTTCGTGACCCATGCGTGCTGCTTCAACATGCCTTAAATCCCTCGGCCCCCAGTTTTTTTAACTGAATATAAATTGAATGAAATACTTTGACACTTTCTATGATTTAGCAAAATCATAATACAAACCACTCAGTGTTTTAAAAAGCCTTCATTTACCGTATTTCATTTAAaagattttcatttatttagaccatgagaagttaatgttagaaaaaaaatgctAGGTTTCTATTTTTTACAAACTATATTCAGGAGTACATAACTGTTATAGTATATAGTTAggtaggagggaaaaaaaagtttttattcCCTGTGGAGCACatagatataaaaaaaataggtagtttcatgttttttcatctttacatcttttttttctagaTATAAGGATACAATTATTTGTCAGAATCAGTTGTAGAGTTGCAGttcaaaggaaaataaataaatagataatataTGAATCATTTCATGTATCAGAacttgaaaacagaaaaaaatactttttttctaacattaacttctcatggtctaaataaatgaaaatcctttaaatgaaatACCCTAAATGAAGGCTTTTTAAAACACTGAGTGGTTTGTATTATGATTTTGCTAAATCATAGAAAGTGTCAAAGTATTTCATTGAATTTAGATTCAGTTGAAAAATCCGAGGGATTTAAGGCATGTTGAAGCAGCACGCATGGGTCACGAAGCAGTGTcattaaataaaacagaataaacaattaaaaaaaattagaaaatatacaacaaaaagtaaatgtttgtgtttgtagACTGTACATGGGTGTAAAACACATGGTTTTATAAATTAGGTGCAAACTGGATATAAGTGAATACGAGCTGTGCGTTTACAAAAATGATATTTACGAAGCAGCTGTAGTGAA
This window of the Cololabis saira isolate AMF1-May2022 chromosome 21, fColSai1.1, whole genome shotgun sequence genome carries:
- the LOC133422715 gene encoding hemoglobin subunit alpha-1-like, translated to MSLTTKDKDTVKAFWAKISGKADDVGADAMSRMLVVYPQTKTYFSHWKELTPGSAPVKKHGKTVMGGVAEAVGKIDDLALGLLSLSELHAFTLRVDPANFKILGHCVLVVISMMFPEDFTPEVHVAMDKFLAALARALSEKYR